The following proteins are co-located in the Solanum pennellii chromosome 8, SPENNV200 genome:
- the LOC107027607 gene encoding uncharacterized protein LOC107027607: MKDLLAMMTNLCQKIEKIETDVQNLKANSQQHDSKHAELRRPADGKQPELEGDDGILQKTHNNVCLNTAAGTSKRVTEKSKNTNLNQLFIKPFIQKPQIQIPVEPQTSTYAVSLQNDKKRYNYITQSYIENIYKIQTYLNLNPRSTQTKNPEEDYITQKLQGYNKLIAQPKTSPNLVKTCYSYGLLNTVYTYTGEEIIGIPELHRAFLTYKRITKGNLFYIKFYTAPAEILYEEIKSPIQVVKIGLTRDMIIPEEIEKQIEIPKTEMPNFYANKRIIGIATIIQELANNYLNGNAIWSYYARDQVMIYANSKELRKSDMDEVQRWILSLLKPEEQPTTRALKKEFISEELLVRYCKLIGNKYPDHRCSKCNGEDNVIPTVDLG, translated from the coding sequence ATGAAAGATCTATTGGCAATGATGACAAATCTATgccaaaaaatagaaaagatagAGACAGATGTACAAAATCTGAAAGCTAacagtcagcagcatgactctAAACATGCGGAGCTACGTCGTCCGGCAGACGGAAAACAGCCAGAACTAGAAGGAGACGATGGGATACTCCAAAAAACCCATAACAATGTTTGTTTAAATACAGCTGCAGGTACGAGCAAAAGAGTtactgaaaaatcaaaaaatacaaatttaaaccaGCTATTTATAAAACCATTTATCCAAAAACCACAAATACAGATACCAGTAGAACCGCAAACATCTACCTACGCAGTTAGCCTACAAAATGACAAAAAGAGATATAACTACATTACACAATCCtacattgaaaatatatataaaatccaGACATATTTAAACCTAAACCCAAGATCCACACAGACAAAAAATCCCGAAGAAGATTACATAACCCAGAAGCTACAGGGATACAACAAACTTATAGCACAACCTAAAACCAGCCCAAACCTAGTAAAGACATGTTACAGTTATGGACTACTAAATACAGTATATACATATACCGGAGAAGAAATAATTGGAATACCGGAGCTACATAGAGCATTCTTGACATATAAAAGAATTACTAAAGGGAACCTATTCTATATAAAATTCTATACAGCACCAGCAGAGATACTATACGAGGAGATAAAATCACCGATACAAGTTGTAAAGATAGGACTTACCAGAGATATGATTATACCGgaagaaatagaaaaacaaaTCGAGATACCAAAGACAGAAATGCCTAACTTTTATGcgaataaaagaataattggcATAGCTACGATTATACAAGAGTtagcaaataattatttaaatggcaATGCCATTTGGAGCTATTATGCAAGAGATCAGGTAATGATTTATGCGAACTCCAAAGAGCTAAGGAAATCAGATATGGATGAAGTCCAGCGATGGATTTTGTCATTACTAAAGCCAGAAGAACAACCAACTACAAGAGCCTTGAAGAAGGAATTTATTTCAGAAGAGCTACTAGTAAGATATTGCAAGCTTATCGGAAATAAGTACCCAGATCATAGATGCTCCAAGTGTAATGGAGAAGACAACGTAATACCAACAGTTGATTTGGGATAA
- the LOC107028112 gene encoding uncharacterized protein LOC107028112, with product MNKEEFAVDEKTYENQDGMIIKIIFSNLGRRYKKIGNNLYLMLERETAKLEDSLTAMVRITKENEEIDRSKEIEKIRIQAKQEVQYVEEIKNTRIEELEKELTKLRLLYEEKQKAKQIEKEKELEKELKNKINEVRQKLDEDLELNEINEIDENENDQKSEISDISETYTEILEQTNKLKKLEINTGDTNRPSTSGVKPENSPRNSPRTSPRRAQPTYYTESYQQSDRANTIWNSRLNKNWIPKPANEQYNFLDLDCVTDINKVMLLWTGNISKQLIDNKISTTETPRYIERTFVGTVKLWIENLPPESLEVLRNNTKLDGSSLATNIEILDKYELTIRSEFGGMTTDVKEQNKEKIINRQLMTKLAICKMCFIEEYTCAFKEYYYKAKYNLNEAKEVRHQYFTKLPEPFSTKVIKDWENEGLTDTLGSRIKFLSQWFTQLCESQKEKLKMEKVLNKNLSCCKNKMAPQFGCTYKKQKSKRYKNYTKNKTKYKYKQPRRRYYIKNYKTKRPYRPKRKISQCTCYNCGKIGHIAKNCKLPKNLKRKQIAELIIDDEKYMQIEYIDYELSENDSIYEVSDIETE from the coding sequence atgaataaagaagaatttgcagtagacgaaaaaacatatgaaaatcaagacggaatgataataaaaataatattttcaaatctaggaagaagatataaaaaaataggaaataatctATACTTAATGTTAGAAAGAGAAACAGCAAAATTAGAAGACAGTTTAACAGCTAtggtaagaataacaaaagaaaatgaagaaatagacagatcaaaagaaatagaaaaaataagaatacaagcaaaacaagaagtacaatacgtagaagaaataaaaaatacaagaatagaagaactagaaaaagaactaacaaaattaagattattatatgaagaaaaacaaaaagcaaaacaaatagaaaaagaaaaagaactagaaaaagaattaaaaaataaaataaacgaaGTACGACAAAAATTAGATGAAGATcttgaattaaatgaaataaatgaaatagatgaaaatgaaaatgaccaaaaatcggaaataagtgatataagtgaaacatatacagAAATCTTGGAACAGACAAACAAACTaaagaaattagaaataaatacaggAGATACAAATAGACCTAGTACATCAGGAGTTAAACCAGAAAATAGTCCAagaaatagtcccagaactagtCCTAGAAGGGCACAACCAACTTATTATACAGAAAGTTATCAACAGTCAGATAGAGCTAATACGATATGGAAcagtagattaaataaaaattggataccaaaaccagcaaatgaacaatataatttcttagACCTAGATTGTGTAACagatataaataaagtaatgttaCTATGGACaggaaatatatctaaacaactaatagataacaaaataagtaCAACAGAAACACcaagatatatagaaagaacatttgtaGGAACAGTTAAATTATGGATAGAAAATCTACCCCCAGAAAGTTTAGAAGTACTtagaaataatacaaaattagaTGGATCTTCTTTagcaacaaatatagaaatattagaTAAATACGAATTGACGATAAGAAGTGAATTCGGAGGTATGACCACAGatgtaaaagaacaaaataaagaaaaaataataaacaggcaacttatgacaaaattagctatatgtaaaatgtgttttatagaagaatacacttgcgcatttaaagaatattactACAAAGCAAAATATAATCTTAATGAAGCAAAAGAAGTAAGACaccaatattttacaaaattaccagaACCATTTAGTACAAAAGTAATTAAAGATTGGGAGAATGAAGGGCTTACAGATACTTTAGGATCTAGAATAAAATTCTTATCTCAATGGTTTACACAATTATGTGaaagccaaaaagaaaaattaaaaatggaaaaagtattaaataaaaacttatcgtgttgcaaaaataaaatggcaCCACAATTTGGATGCACATATAAAAAACAGAAaagtaaaagatataaaaattacacaaaaaataaaactaagtataaatataaacaaccaagaagaagatattatataaaaaattataaaacaaaaagaccATATAGACCAAAGAGGAAAATATCCCAATGTACTTGTTACAATTGTGGAAAAATAGGACACATAgctaaaaattgtaaattaccaaaaaacctaaaaagaaaacaaattgcagAATTAATTATAGAcgatgaaaaatatatgcaaatagaatacatagactatgaattaagtgaaaatgatagtatatacgaagtatcagatatagaaactgaa